The following proteins are encoded in a genomic region of Armatimonadota bacterium:
- a CDS encoding cytochrome c3 family protein: protein MSLFACIPIVAAALALQSCGGVGGSTAGGGGGGGGGNTSEQFLALLSDEQKASKSIGADACAACHGGKSPDDPIYRHWKDTTHFTKGVTCESCHGPGGAHKANPTKENILTFPKAGSPVVCAQCHGPIADEFSFSQHSKLLADPVEEAIQDPNRYGRTSRCISCHSGLVRAVYNEGGKDLAEATDDEIREIAEATLTVAPHSADCVTCHDPHANTENLSADGKQVQLRRKVFNTDTTDIGAGKTADVFTNYDHICAQCHNGRGTNPSDTRLNASTTRPSMHDSNQMQMLMGFGGVEGNGAVERNTAHAQAPGQCTKCHMPDSRHTFTVSFDKGCAPCHTASDAAARSDTIKTEILASLVALRTRMETWAQSEFGNSLYWEYTSTITGEGGTPPDQALVPIEIKRARYNYYFVIRSGDYGVHNAPYAKHLLTVANTNMDGLNVTKPGKSKLTRDQQYQLIESDRARAARAEMGLK from the coding sequence ATGTCCTTATTCGCGTGCATTCCCATCGTGGCCGCGGCGCTGGCGCTCCAGAGCTGTGGCGGCGTGGGCGGATCGACCGCTGGGGGCGGCGGTGGCGGCGGAGGCGGTAACACGTCCGAACAGTTCCTGGCCTTGCTCAGCGACGAGCAGAAGGCCTCGAAGTCGATCGGCGCCGACGCATGCGCGGCCTGCCACGGCGGAAAGAGCCCGGACGACCCGATCTACCGTCATTGGAAAGACACCACGCACTTCACCAAAGGGGTCACCTGCGAAAGTTGCCACGGCCCGGGCGGAGCCCACAAGGCTAATCCGACCAAAGAGAACATCCTGACGTTCCCGAAGGCCGGATCGCCTGTCGTGTGCGCCCAGTGCCACGGCCCGATCGCCGACGAATTCAGCTTCTCGCAACACAGCAAGCTGCTGGCCGACCCGGTGGAAGAAGCCATCCAGGACCCGAACCGCTACGGTCGGACGTCCCGGTGCATCTCCTGCCACAGCGGGCTCGTCAGGGCCGTCTATAACGAAGGCGGCAAAGACCTGGCCGAGGCGACGGACGACGAGATCCGTGAGATCGCGGAAGCGACCTTGACCGTCGCGCCTCACTCGGCGGACTGTGTGACGTGCCATGACCCGCACGCCAACACGGAGAACCTGAGTGCCGACGGCAAACAGGTGCAGTTGCGCCGCAAGGTGTTCAACACCGACACGACCGACATCGGCGCCGGCAAGACGGCCGACGTCTTTACGAACTACGACCATATCTGTGCGCAGTGCCACAACGGCCGCGGCACGAACCCGAGCGACACTCGGTTGAACGCCAGCACCACCCGCCCGAGCATGCACGACAGCAACCAGATGCAGATGCTGATGGGCTTCGGCGGTGTCGAGGGCAACGGTGCGGTGGAACGGAACACGGCCCACGCGCAGGCTCCCGGCCAGTGCACGAAGTGCCACATGCCCGATTCGCGGCACACCTTCACGGTGAGCTTCGACAAGGGGTGCGCCCCGTGCCACACCGCGTCTGACGCGGCGGCCCGGTCCGACACGATCAAGACCGAGATCCTCGCGAGCCTCGTGGCCCTGAGGACGAGAATGGAGACTTGGGCCCAGTCCGAGTTCGGCAACTCCCTCTACTGGGAGTACACGAGCACGATCACGGGCGAAGGCGGAACCCCGCCCGACCAAGCGCTCGTTCCGATCGAGATCAAACGCGCTCGCTACAACTACTACTTCGTCATCCGGTCCGGCGATTACGGCGTCCACAACGCCCCGTACGCCAAGCACCTGTTGACGGTGGCCAACACCAACATGGACGGACTGAACGTCACGAAGCCTGGCAAGTCCAAGCTGACGCGTGACCAGCAGTACCAGTTGATCGAATCCGACCGGGCGCGTGCCGCCCGTGCGGAGATGGGCCTGAAGTGA
- a CDS encoding PEP-CTERM sorting domain-containing protein (PEP-CTERM proteins occur, often in large numbers, in the proteomes of bacteria that also encode an exosortase, a predicted intramembrane cysteine proteinase. The presence of a PEP-CTERM domain at a protein's C-terminus predicts cleavage within the sorting domain, followed by covalent anchoring to some some component of the (usually Gram-negative) cell surface. Many PEP-CTERM proteins exhibit an unusual sequence composition that includes large numbers of potential glycosylation sites. Expression of one such protein has been shown restore the ability of a bacterium to form floc, a type of biofilm.), translated as MRAPRFALLLSALTVATAAHAAIVANTGSSDVLIAGPGVGYTPDFFDDPVSVVHGWDETQNVTLTSGLAVDVTMPGTYFSIGGLTPGVIAAGTVVNSHTLYFDPVGGSVSAGFQFDGTILGVVLIDDPVADPFVASDFLIPASVPPGNVPPSTFAARGCEISPNADIVTVGVNTIKVDLSAGSPGDQVRVLTAVVPEPFTMVGFGTLAAALMARRRHRS; from the coding sequence ATGCGTGCACCGCGCTTCGCCCTTCTTCTCTCGGCTTTGACCGTCGCGACGGCCGCGCACGCCGCCATCGTCGCGAACACCGGCTCGAGCGACGTCTTGATCGCGGGTCCCGGCGTCGGCTACACGCCAGATTTCTTCGACGATCCCGTCTCCGTCGTCCATGGATGGGACGAGACGCAGAACGTCACCCTCACGAGCGGACTGGCGGTCGACGTGACCATGCCCGGCACCTATTTCTCCATCGGCGGCCTGACCCCGGGAGTCATCGCGGCGGGCACCGTCGTCAACAGTCACACGTTGTACTTCGATCCCGTCGGTGGATCGGTCTCGGCCGGTTTCCAGTTCGACGGCACGATCCTCGGCGTGGTCCTGATCGACGACCCCGTCGCCGACCCGTTCGTGGCTTCGGACTTTCTGATCCCGGCATCCGTGCCTCCCGGCAACGTCCCGCCCAGCACTTTCGCCGCCCGGGGCTGTGAGATCTCGCCGAACGCGGACATCGTCACGGTCGGCGTGAACACGATCAAGGTCGACCTTTCGGCGGGTTCTCCCGGCGACCAGGTCCGCGTCCTGACCGCGGTCGTCCCCGAACCGTTCACGATGGTCGGCTTCGGCACGCTGGCGGCTGCGCTAATGGCCCGACGTCGTCATAGGAGTTGA
- a CDS encoding pirin family protein, with amino-acid sequence MSIRPVRSVSRAVPTIEGAGVHLHRAFGFGDTEAFDPFLLFDDFRNDLPEEFLAGFPWHPHRGIETVTYVLAGTVDHGDSMGNRGTISAGDVQWMTAGRGIVHQEMPQGDEHGRMHGFQLWANLPSSQKMSAPHYQEIKSEEIPEAVDDDGTRIRVVAGEYWGKRGPVDGIAAEPVYLDVSVAPGRRKTLPIDTRRQAFAYVFAGAASFRDASEAQPVPTDDIGEFGLTGHASVSSGGPDADNRSLVLFGSGDEVTFEAGDEGVRFLLVSGRPLREPVAWRGPIVMNTQAELQQAYRELHDGTFLRSGA; translated from the coding sequence ATGTCGATCCGTCCGGTCCGATCCGTGTCACGAGCCGTCCCCACGATCGAGGGGGCCGGCGTCCACCTCCACCGAGCCTTCGGGTTCGGCGACACCGAGGCCTTCGACCCGTTCCTGTTGTTCGACGATTTCCGGAACGACCTTCCCGAAGAGTTCCTCGCCGGCTTCCCGTGGCACCCTCACCGAGGGATCGAAACGGTCACCTACGTGTTGGCAGGCACGGTCGACCATGGCGACAGCATGGGTAACCGTGGAACGATCTCGGCCGGAGACGTCCAGTGGATGACGGCCGGACGCGGGATCGTCCACCAGGAAATGCCTCAGGGTGACGAGCACGGGCGAATGCACGGCTTCCAGCTTTGGGCCAACCTGCCGTCGTCGCAGAAAATGTCGGCCCCCCACTACCAAGAGATCAAATCCGAAGAGATCCCCGAAGCGGTCGACGACGACGGTACGCGGATCCGGGTCGTGGCGGGAGAGTATTGGGGCAAGCGGGGCCCCGTCGACGGGATTGCGGCCGAGCCCGTTTACCTGGACGTCTCGGTCGCTCCCGGTCGGCGCAAAACCTTGCCGATCGATACCCGGCGACAAGCGTTCGCCTACGTTTTCGCAGGGGCGGCTTCGTTCCGCGACGCTTCCGAAGCCCAGCCTGTCCCTACGGACGATATCGGCGAGTTCGGTCTGACCGGTCACGCTTCGGTCTCCTCGGGCGGCCCTGACGCCGATAACAGGTCGCTCGTCCTGTTCGGGTCCGGTGACGAGGTGACCTTCGAGGCGGGCGACGAAGGCGTCCGGTTCCTCCTGGTCTCCGGTAGACCGTTGCGGGAACCGGTCGCTTGGCGCGGTCCGATCGTCATGAACACGCAGGCCGAACTGCAGCAGGCGTACAGGGAACTTCACGACGGCACGTTCCTGCGCAGCGGTGCGTGA
- a CDS encoding PAS domain S-box protein: protein MTLTRRPALSVRERQLLKCAAAGLTDSAIAVRLGISEATVKTYWRRIRAKLGRNSRTELVATVLKQEIAHTNGDRSRFAPLAGSQEDRFYRLLLEQAPDAIMVVRSDGIIQMVNESAADLFGWEVDDLTGRPVSDLVPNAFRSAHDSHFNSYMESPSRRAMGDHIATIGLHRSGIEMPIAANLSAIGDGDDVSVVCIVRSLHLPK, encoded by the coding sequence ATGACCCTCACGAGACGACCGGCGCTGAGCGTGCGCGAGCGACAACTCTTGAAGTGTGCCGCCGCAGGTTTGACCGACAGCGCCATTGCAGTCCGACTCGGCATCAGCGAAGCGACCGTCAAGACGTACTGGCGGCGGATCCGGGCGAAGCTCGGCCGGAACAGCCGCACGGAACTGGTCGCGACCGTCCTGAAACAGGAGATCGCGCACACCAACGGCGACCGGTCGCGGTTCGCGCCCTTGGCGGGCTCCCAAGAAGACCGCTTCTACCGCTTGCTCCTCGAGCAGGCTCCGGACGCCATCATGGTCGTCCGGTCCGACGGCATCATCCAGATGGTCAACGAATCGGCCGCGGACCTGTTCGGTTGGGAAGTCGACGATTTGACGGGCCGACCCGTGTCGGACCTCGTCCCGAACGCCTTCCGGTCGGCGCACGACTCTCACTTTAACAGCTATATGGAGAGTCCGAGCCGTAGGGCCATGGGAGACCATATCGCTACGATCGGCCTCCACCGGAGCGGGATCGAGATGCCGATCGCCGCCAACCTTTCTGCGATCGGCGACGGGGACGACGTGTCCGTGGTCTGCATCGTCCGAAGCCTGCACCTTCCGAAATAA
- a CDS encoding Gfo/Idh/MocA family oxidoreductase, with amino-acid sequence MTRRDVLRGTAVAAVGLAVGRVPASASVVGPTESGEGQRRMGEKLRVGIIGCGGKGWSGTEQAAEFGEIVALCDTDVNDRSKALLAHPRASTFEDYREMIAAMKGKVDCVVVSTPDHHHAPASALAMKAGMHVYCEKPLTRTIWEARQLQRIAREKKVATQMGNQSTASTPMRKTAALIRKGTFGKVKEVYLWTDRASGWWKQGVDRPAPGTAPKTLNFDLWLGPRPDRPFAEGYHPFSWRGWWDFGTGALGDMGCHIFNMPFMALDLRDPLTVQAQTSGHNRDSFPAWSIVTYEFGERNGRAPLKLTWYDGGKKPPAELVPGFEIGGNGSIVVCENATIFSPNEGNTEFHIVGGGTMPEVAVDESPGHMAEFMRAAGGGKAAVSNIPDYSGPLTETVLLGNLAIWANGPKLEWDARAMKVKGTSEFDSLIRPAFKPGWSV; translated from the coding sequence ATGACGCGAAGGGACGTTCTGAGGGGCACGGCGGTCGCCGCCGTCGGCCTAGCGGTCGGAAGGGTGCCGGCATCGGCTTCGGTCGTCGGCCCCACCGAAAGCGGTGAAGGACAGCGCCGGATGGGAGAGAAGCTCCGCGTCGGCATCATCGGTTGTGGAGGTAAGGGTTGGAGCGGCACGGAACAAGCGGCCGAGTTCGGCGAGATCGTCGCGCTCTGCGACACCGACGTCAACGACCGTTCCAAGGCGCTCTTGGCGCACCCGCGCGCGAGCACGTTCGAAGACTATCGCGAGATGATCGCGGCAATGAAAGGCAAGGTCGACTGTGTCGTGGTCAGCACGCCCGACCATCACCACGCCCCCGCTTCCGCCCTCGCGATGAAAGCGGGCATGCACGTCTATTGCGAAAAGCCGCTGACCCGCACGATCTGGGAAGCGAGACAGCTGCAAAGGATCGCGCGCGAGAAAAAGGTCGCGACGCAAATGGGCAACCAGAGCACGGCGAGCACCCCGATGCGCAAGACGGCCGCCCTCATCCGCAAGGGCACGTTCGGCAAAGTCAAAGAGGTCTACCTCTGGACCGACCGCGCCTCCGGCTGGTGGAAACAAGGCGTCGACCGCCCCGCGCCCGGCACCGCCCCGAAGACCTTGAACTTCGACCTCTGGCTCGGTCCCCGGCCCGACCGCCCCTTCGCCGAAGGCTATCACCCGTTTTCATGGCGCGGCTGGTGGGATTTCGGGACCGGTGCGCTCGGCGACATGGGCTGCCACATCTTCAACATGCCGTTCATGGCGCTCGACTTGCGCGACCCGCTGACGGTCCAAGCGCAAACGAGCGGCCACAACCGCGACAGCTTCCCCGCTTGGTCGATCGTCACCTATGAGTTCGGCGAGCGCAACGGGCGGGCGCCGCTGAAACTGACCTGGTACGACGGCGGCAAGAAACCGCCGGCCGAGCTCGTGCCAGGCTTCGAGATCGGCGGGAACGGCTCGATCGTGGTCTGCGAGAACGCGACGATCTTCAGCCCCAACGAAGGCAACACCGAGTTCCACATCGTCGGAGGCGGCACGATGCCGGAAGTCGCGGTGGACGAGTCGCCCGGGCATATGGCCGAGTTCATGCGCGCCGCGGGCGGCGGCAAAGCGGCGGTTTCGAACATCCCCGACTACAGCGGCCCTCTGACGGAAACCGTACTGTTAGGTAACCTTGCCATCTGGGCCAACGGGCCGAAGCTCGAATGGGACGCCCGTGCCATGAAGGTCAAAGGCACGAGCGAGTTCGACTCGCTGATCCGTCCTGCGTTCAAGCCGGGCTGGAGCGTTTGA
- a CDS encoding peptidase, whose protein sequence is MPECRVFARPLAASIALLSSLAAWADVTSPKAFLGFDVCADYMLADYGQLSAYWKQLTNESDRIRLVSIGKTEEGRDQLMAVITDPMNARHLESHRRASARLALAEGFKSDAEAEAVAKKAKAVVWIDGGLHATETISTQSLIETAYRLVSAQDDETKRILRDCIVLLVHANPDGMDLVSKWYMRRAKPEERSLIGVPRLYQKYAGHDNNRDFYASNLAETRNINRVLYREWFPQIVYNHHQSAPAGTMMFVPPFRSPFNHNVDALTQISTDLVGTAIHQRLIAEGKPGSVMRSGANYSAWWNGGLRTTTYFHNMVGILTELWGSPNPAQVPFRPERQVPTSDLPLPVTPGLWHARQSLEYEITANLAVLDYASRQRQTLLMNIYRAGRNSIERGSKDTWTRYPSRIASEGAKALSDPKFRDARAYVVPSDQPDFATATKFVERLLMTGIKVERVTEARPGAPVGSFVVRTAQAFRPHVLDMFEPQDHPNDLQYPGGPPVRPYDNAGYTLAFQMGVRFERLTDAVELKTEPVGPTVKGSVPIAGSGRWLTASASQNDAFTFANAMDAAHVPVARAVNGAFAVPDNAEARRVVATLDWGRFEPTDAVADTSPYKRKRIGLWDTYGGSMDSGWLRYTLEKFRFDFRLLFAPEINGGSLSAKFDTVVFPSGAVPSTVRTATANPLLDDPTVPQEWKNLIGTMSQQGLDALKSFARDGGTIVAMGSSALPLAKHLGLPVENALEGVRDADFFVPGSVLRIRLDPASPLCKGLPEQLDVMFDESPAFRLKGDTGRAAWFDTETPLRSGWAWGQKKLKDADAVIDLPIGKGRVVLIGPEVNFRAQSDGAYKILFNALS, encoded by the coding sequence GTGCCAGAATGCCGCGTGTTCGCCCGACCTCTCGCGGCTTCGATCGCACTTCTTTCGTCGTTGGCCGCCTGGGCCGACGTCACGTCCCCCAAGGCCTTTCTCGGATTCGACGTGTGCGCGGACTATATGCTCGCCGACTATGGTCAGCTCAGCGCGTATTGGAAGCAGTTGACCAATGAGTCCGACCGCATCCGCCTCGTTTCGATCGGCAAGACGGAAGAAGGCCGCGACCAGCTCATGGCGGTCATCACCGACCCGATGAACGCGCGCCACCTCGAGTCGCACCGGAGGGCGAGCGCGCGGCTCGCCCTTGCCGAGGGGTTCAAGTCCGACGCTGAAGCCGAAGCCGTGGCGAAGAAGGCCAAAGCCGTGGTCTGGATCGACGGCGGGCTCCACGCCACCGAGACGATCTCGACGCAGTCCCTGATCGAGACCGCCTATCGGCTCGTGAGCGCTCAAGACGACGAGACGAAGCGGATCCTGCGCGACTGTATCGTGCTGCTCGTCCATGCGAACCCGGACGGCATGGATTTGGTCAGCAAGTGGTACATGCGCCGGGCGAAACCGGAAGAACGGTCCTTGATCGGTGTCCCGCGGCTCTATCAAAAGTACGCTGGCCACGACAACAACCGCGACTTCTACGCGAGCAACCTCGCCGAGACGCGGAACATCAACCGCGTGCTTTATCGCGAGTGGTTCCCGCAGATCGTCTACAACCACCATCAGAGCGCGCCCGCCGGCACGATGATGTTCGTCCCGCCCTTCCGCAGCCCGTTCAACCACAACGTCGATGCGCTCACCCAGATCAGCACCGACCTCGTCGGGACCGCCATCCACCAGCGACTGATCGCCGAGGGCAAACCTGGTTCCGTGATGCGCAGCGGCGCGAACTACAGCGCGTGGTGGAACGGGGGCCTTCGCACGACGACGTATTTCCACAACATGGTCGGCATCCTCACCGAGCTTTGGGGGTCGCCGAACCCCGCCCAGGTGCCGTTCCGGCCCGAGCGTCAAGTCCCGACGAGCGACCTCCCGCTTCCCGTGACGCCGGGCTTGTGGCACGCGCGTCAGTCGCTCGAGTACGAGATCACCGCGAACCTGGCCGTCCTCGACTACGCGAGCCGCCAGCGCCAGACGCTCTTGATGAACATCTACCGCGCCGGGCGGAACAGTATCGAACGCGGGTCGAAGGACACATGGACGCGGTACCCCTCCCGCATCGCATCGGAAGGTGCCAAGGCCCTGTCCGACCCGAAGTTCCGGGACGCCCGGGCGTATGTCGTTCCGAGCGACCAACCGGACTTCGCGACAGCGACGAAGTTTGTGGAACGGCTCTTGATGACGGGGATCAAAGTGGAACGCGTGACCGAAGCCCGTCCGGGCGCTCCCGTCGGGTCGTTCGTCGTCCGGACAGCTCAGGCGTTCCGGCCGCACGTCCTGGACATGTTCGAACCACAAGACCATCCGAACGACCTCCAATATCCGGGGGGTCCGCCCGTCCGACCTTACGACAACGCGGGCTACACGCTCGCCTTTCAAATGGGCGTCCGGTTCGAACGGTTGACCGATGCGGTGGAACTCAAGACCGAGCCCGTCGGGCCGACCGTCAAAGGCAGCGTCCCTATAGCCGGCTCCGGGCGATGGTTGACCGCGTCCGCGTCGCAGAACGACGCGTTCACCTTTGCGAACGCCATGGACGCCGCGCACGTCCCGGTCGCACGAGCCGTGAACGGCGCGTTCGCGGTCCCGGACAATGCGGAAGCGCGCCGGGTCGTCGCGACATTGGACTGGGGACGGTTCGAACCGACGGACGCCGTCGCAGACACCTCGCCTTATAAGAGGAAGCGCATCGGGCTTTGGGACACCTACGGCGGATCCATGGACTCCGGGTGGTTGCGCTACACGCTCGAGAAGTTCCGCTTCGACTTCCGACTGCTCTTCGCACCGGAGATCAACGGCGGCTCGCTGTCGGCGAAGTTCGACACGGTCGTGTTCCCCTCAGGCGCTGTCCCTTCGACCGTGCGGACAGCGACGGCCAATCCGCTCCTCGACGATCCGACCGTGCCGCAGGAATGGAAGAACCTGATCGGGACGATGTCTCAGCAGGGGCTCGATGCCCTGAAGTCGTTCGCGAGAGACGGGGGCACCATCGTCGCGATGGGCTCGTCGGCACTGCCTTTGGCGAAGCATCTTGGGCTTCCCGTCGAAAACGCGTTGGAAGGCGTCCGAGACGCCGACTTCTTCGTTCCCGGTTCCGTGCTGAGGATCCGACTCGACCCGGCCAGCCCCTTGTGCAAAGGGCTCCCGGAGCAGCTCGACGTCATGTTCGACGAAAGCCCCGCGTTCCGGCTGAAGGGAGACACCGGACGGGCCGCATGGTTCGATACCGAAACGCCGTTGAGGTCCGGTTGGGCCTGGGGTCAGAAGAAGCTGAAGGACGCCGATGCCGTCATCGACCTGCCGATCGGCAAGGGGCGGGTCGTCTTGATCGGGCCGGAGGTCAACTTCCGGGCGCAGTCGGACGGCGCTTATAAGATCCTGTTCAACGCGCTCTCTTGA